ttctcttgtaGAAAGTTTATTTATAATGCTCAAGTAGAGTTCTTGGGATATAGGTTGTAATCAATTCATGACAAATTGTCAGCTATTGGAAGGTGCTGCAGCTAGCTTTGGAAAACCATAATATTCCACTCGTAGTCAAAATGCTTAGTGGAGAAGGATCATGACGGGGACAAATTTTTTAAAGTGTTCCCGCGGATACTTTTAGTTGTCTCTATGCAGCATCCTCAAAATGGTCACTAATTACATCTTGTAGGGAAGATGCAATTGCAATAGTAATTTTTGTGAATATCCTCCGGTAGCCACAAATCCAATCAAACTACAATTTTTGAGATTAGCAAATTAGATTGAGTAGATCTCGACCAAATTATAGAACCCCTCAAAGCACATTTCACCAACACTTATCTCCCTTTAATTAAACCCTTCATCAGATTGTATCTTTGCATACCAACTATCATCACAATCTCTTCATATGCACATATGACTCAACACTTTGTATATCACCATTAAAACTCATTCACCTTGTGGCTAATTCGCAAGTAATCTACTCTGCAGACATCTTCTTTCGTATACTCCCACTGGTCATCTGGAGTTATAAATCGTATCTACTCCGTAGGACACTCTCGTCTTTGCAGTTGTAaagctcacattataccactcattaaacttaccgAATAGACCTTCTTGAGATGTGAAAAGTTCCCCTTTAGCCCAGAGATAGCATTAAGAATCACAGTAAAGGGTGAATCGACTTTTGTTCTGAGCCTAATCTCGAGTTTATTCTCTAGGGGATGTGGTATGCGATATCCTACAAATGTGACCCTTTCATCCCTGCTCAGCCGTGATCTAATCAGAGCACCAAAGGTGTGGTCCTCCAAATGGACGATAAAAGTCCCGCAAAGGGGAAATCTCGTATCCGGAATCCACTCAACCCTAAAGAATTGTGAATGAGTG
The sequence above is drawn from the Theileria equi strain WA chromosome 4 map unlocalized gcontig_1105471998858, whole genome shotgun sequence genome and encodes:
- a CDS encoding DNA-directed RNA polymerase II, putative (encoded by transcript BEWA_017050A); the protein is MSKQTSLINRPETADMVELAEGIKKVEWIPDTRFPLCGTFIVHLEDHTFGALIRSRLSRDERVTFVGYRIPHPLENKLEIRLRTKVDSPFTVILNAISGLKGNFSHLKKVYSAALREHVGSH